Proteins co-encoded in one Novosphingobium sp. PP1Y genomic window:
- a CDS encoding glycosyltransferase, giving the protein MRLLLINHRYFVASGAERYLFNIERVLQRAGHETAVFSIDYEQNRGSPWSSYFTRPIGRADQVYFDEHRTDPGSVGRSLGRLFYSREVERDLARLIEDFRPDAAYLILFLRKLSPSVLVALHNAGVPIVVRVSDYGYLCAEHHFLRNGESCTKCLGGRLLPGVVHGCVHGSRVISALDAAATWYHRRQGYFDLIDRFVTTNPFLTDFMVRGGYDPARLACIPTFADEEIFAPRAGDSGKYLLYAGRLDPSKGLETLIEAMAVLKRRSGSPPRLRIVGGAQYEDYHKALVRHVERAGLADCISFERPVAAEEVAGLFGSATASIIPSVWFENLPNFYLESISAGVPVIASNLGSLSAAITDGEDGLLFETGNAAALADCIARLMQDPSLDRRLRTAGPLKAKAQYSAERHLELLTDLFAEVIAQGRSAPSPYSGSSRAKAVFE; this is encoded by the coding sequence TTGCGGCTTCTGCTGATCAATCACCGCTATTTCGTGGCAAGCGGGGCGGAGCGTTACCTGTTCAACATCGAGAGGGTTCTGCAACGCGCGGGGCACGAGACCGCTGTCTTCTCGATCGATTACGAGCAGAACCGAGGCAGTCCGTGGTCTTCCTATTTCACCAGGCCCATCGGCAGGGCGGATCAGGTCTACTTCGACGAGCATCGCACCGATCCCGGGTCGGTCGGGCGCAGTCTCGGCCGCCTGTTCTATTCGCGCGAGGTGGAGCGCGACCTTGCGCGGCTGATAGAGGACTTCCGGCCCGACGCTGCCTACCTGATCCTGTTCCTGCGCAAGCTGTCGCCTTCCGTTCTTGTTGCGCTGCACAATGCCGGGGTGCCGATCGTGGTGCGCGTGTCCGATTACGGATACCTGTGCGCCGAGCACCATTTCCTGCGTAACGGGGAGAGCTGCACCAAATGTCTCGGCGGTCGCCTGCTGCCCGGCGTCGTGCACGGCTGCGTGCACGGCAGCCGGGTGATATCGGCGCTGGATGCCGCGGCGACATGGTACCATCGCCGGCAGGGCTATTTCGATCTGATCGACCGGTTTGTAACGACCAACCCGTTCCTGACCGACTTCATGGTCCGGGGCGGCTACGATCCTGCGCGGCTGGCCTGCATACCCACTTTCGCCGATGAGGAGATCTTTGCGCCCCGCGCGGGCGATTCGGGGAAGTACCTGCTCTATGCCGGGCGCCTGGATCCGTCGAAAGGTCTGGAAACGCTGATCGAGGCGATGGCGGTCTTGAAGCGGCGTTCGGGCTCGCCGCCGCGGCTTCGCATCGTCGGCGGCGCGCAGTACGAGGATTACCACAAGGCACTGGTGCGGCATGTCGAGCGCGCCGGCCTTGCCGATTGCATCAGTTTCGAACGCCCGGTCGCGGCCGAGGAAGTGGCGGGTCTGTTTGGCAGTGCAACGGCCTCGATCATCCCCTCGGTCTGGTTCGAGAACCTGCCGAACTTCTATCTGGAAAGCATCAGCGCCGGCGTGCCGGTGATTGCTTCCAACCTGGGTTCGCTATCGGCGGCGATCACGGATGGCGAGGACGGCCTGCTGTTCGAGACCGGCAATGCAGCGGCCCTGGCCGATTGCATCGCGCGCCTGATGCAAGATCCGTCGCTGGATCGGCGCCTGCGCACTGCGGGGCCGCTCAAGGCCAAGGCGCAGTATTCTGCCGAGCGGCACCTTGAACTCCTGACCGACCTGTTTGCCGAAGTGATCGCGCAGGGCCGCAGCGCTCCATCGCCCTACAGCGGGTCGAGCCGGGCGAAGGCAGTGTTCGAATGA
- a CDS encoding glycosyltransferase family 2 protein has protein sequence MNANTGHVSGVTMSPPLISVIIPVWNGSDVIGRCLTALREQTLPAGQFEVIVVDNGSTDNTVELARAFPEVVVYTEDRPGSYAARNRGLTHARGHYIAFTDADCRPDPHWLEKALEGAGRNPKAGVLAGQICLFEEGEFSNALFSDYERLFSFPQAFARRGNCATANWMSRREIFDKLGGFDENLKSGGDRAMALRIRGAGYPLVYVPEMIVGHPVRATREELIRKRRRLSGGRWDRTQPSGRLARVLGVTLYDTARRIRRVWMAPGLTIGRKIALMRLTMDLSVVATREYWRLFLGRRSARQ, from the coding sequence GTGAATGCCAATACCGGGCATGTTTCAGGGGTAACGATGTCTCCACCATTGATCAGCGTAATCATTCCGGTCTGGAACGGCAGCGACGTGATCGGCCGGTGTCTGACCGCACTGCGCGAGCAGACCCTCCCGGCCGGGCAGTTCGAAGTCATCGTGGTCGATAACGGATCGACGGACAATACGGTGGAGTTGGCGCGCGCCTTTCCGGAAGTCGTGGTCTATACGGAAGATCGCCCAGGCTCGTACGCCGCGCGAAACCGCGGTCTCACGCATGCCCGTGGGCATTACATCGCCTTTACCGATGCCGATTGCCGGCCGGACCCCCATTGGCTGGAAAAGGCATTGGAAGGGGCCGGACGCAACCCCAAGGCCGGTGTCCTGGCAGGGCAGATCTGCCTGTTCGAAGAGGGTGAGTTCTCCAACGCCCTGTTCAGCGATTACGAGCGTCTTTTCAGCTTTCCGCAGGCCTTCGCCCGCCGCGGCAACTGCGCGACGGCCAACTGGATGAGCCGGCGCGAGATCTTCGACAAGCTCGGCGGATTCGACGAGAACCTCAAGTCGGGCGGCGACAGGGCCATGGCGCTGCGTATTCGCGGAGCCGGATATCCGCTCGTCTATGTGCCCGAAATGATCGTCGGACACCCCGTTCGTGCTACCCGGGAAGAATTAATCCGAAAACGTCGCAGGCTCAGCGGTGGCCGGTGGGACAGAACGCAACCATCGGGAAGACTTGCAAGAGTTCTGGGAGTCACGTTATATGACACAGCAAGACGAATAAGACGCGTCTGGATGGCGCCCGGTCTCACTATTGGCCGCAAGATAGCGTTGATGCGCCTCACTATGGACCTTTCGGTCGTTGCTACTCGTGAATACTGGCGGCTATTTCTTGGCCGTCGATCCGCAAGACAGTGA
- a CDS encoding glycosyltransferase, whose protein sequence is MTTLLRASAPWRERYDISLVLLDREPDAYAVPDWIEVIQFDCRGKFLPSIMALRRLYARMRPDVTLSFLSRANVGNIVATRGLRTACIISERVNSTAHFAGRLRSLASRLLLRLTYPRADHVIAVSDGVAQDLHDNFAVPQDRVSIIFNPVDHDLIEDLGAGDPAVAVEGEYIAATGRLVPNKNFSMLVDAFAQSTLPCSLVILGEGPEREKLEAQVAELGLQDRVYLPGFVDNPFAVLKRATLFALPSNAEGFPNGMVEAMACGLPVVTTNCPSGPSEILLNRPRDENEGMVQCDAGVVVPTNDPSAFAQALRLVYDPATRDAKGASAASITHKFDIMQTTGRYWEIIDRLAATRRKSVTTHRPKIAASGQIS, encoded by the coding sequence ATGACGACCTTGCTACGCGCTTCCGCGCCCTGGCGGGAGCGTTACGATATTTCCCTGGTCCTGCTGGACAGGGAGCCGGACGCCTATGCCGTGCCCGACTGGATAGAAGTGATCCAGTTCGACTGCCGCGGCAAGTTCCTGCCCAGCATCATGGCGCTGCGCCGCCTCTATGCCCGCATGCGGCCCGACGTGACGCTCAGCTTCCTTTCGCGCGCCAATGTCGGCAATATCGTGGCCACCCGGGGGCTGCGCACCGCCTGCATCATCAGTGAACGCGTAAACAGCACTGCCCATTTCGCAGGGCGCCTGCGCTCGCTGGCCAGCCGCCTGCTGTTGCGCCTTACCTACCCCAGGGCCGACCACGTCATCGCCGTTTCCGATGGCGTGGCGCAGGACCTGCACGACAATTTCGCTGTCCCGCAAGACCGGGTATCGATCATCTTCAACCCCGTAGACCACGACCTGATCGAGGATCTCGGCGCGGGCGATCCGGCGGTCGCTGTCGAAGGCGAATATATCGCTGCGACCGGTCGGCTCGTACCCAACAAGAACTTCTCGATGCTGGTCGATGCTTTCGCCCAGTCCACGCTGCCCTGCTCGCTCGTCATCCTTGGCGAAGGACCGGAGCGCGAGAAGCTGGAAGCCCAGGTAGCGGAACTCGGCCTGCAGGACCGCGTCTACCTGCCCGGCTTCGTCGACAACCCATTCGCCGTCCTCAAGCGGGCAACGCTGTTCGCCCTGCCCTCGAATGCGGAAGGATTCCCCAATGGAATGGTGGAGGCGATGGCCTGCGGCCTGCCCGTCGTCACCACGAACTGTCCTTCCGGTCCATCGGAGATCCTCCTCAATAGACCGCGAGACGAGAACGAAGGCATGGTACAGTGCGATGCCGGCGTGGTCGTACCGACCAATGACCCGTCAGCATTCGCACAGGCCCTGCGCCTGGTTTACGATCCGGCCACGCGCGACGCGAAGGGCGCAAGCGCGGCGTCCATTACACACAAGTTCGATATTATGCAGACCACTGGCAGATATTGGGAGATCATCGACAGGTTGGCAGCTACCCGGCGCAAATCCGTCACGACACATCGCCCCAAGATCGCGGCAAGTGGTCAGATTTCTTGA
- a CDS encoding glycosyltransferase family 2 protein, producing the protein MCLEPAGSETVSVIVPAYNAARTIGETLRSVTAQTHRELEIVVVDDGSADDTPAIVQGLAARDPRIRLLRQANAGVAAARNAGIAASTGRFIAPVDADDLWHPAKIERQLAVFRQGGERMGLVYTWFALIDGKSQVVQLRHRPCHEGDVLAPLAFHNFIGNGSSALIRRSAFDRTGGYDTTLRARGGQGCEDWKLYFEIAEHHHFGFVPEPLTGYRDLPDNMSSDVLQMLRSRDLCTEDLLPRHPELAKAFRSGRNRLSRLLLHRAIRLGRTKEVIRLALSIGRYDPAFLAVVIASLPLSAAKGVVGRLLPAGGYQGHSNTAFARLDPL; encoded by the coding sequence ATGTGCTTGGAACCTGCCGGCAGCGAAACCGTATCCGTCATCGTACCGGCCTATAACGCAGCCCGGACGATCGGCGAGACGCTGCGCAGCGTCACGGCACAGACCCATCGCGAACTCGAAATCGTGGTCGTCGACGACGGATCGGCGGACGACACGCCCGCCATCGTACAGGGCCTTGCGGCGCGCGATCCGCGCATCCGCCTGCTGCGCCAGGCCAATGCCGGTGTCGCCGCTGCCCGCAACGCCGGGATCGCGGCCTCGACCGGCCGGTTCATCGCGCCGGTCGACGCGGACGACCTGTGGCATCCGGCCAAGATCGAACGGCAGCTGGCCGTGTTCCGCCAGGGCGGGGAGCGGATGGGCCTCGTCTATACCTGGTTCGCACTGATCGACGGCAAGTCCCAGGTCGTGCAGCTGCGCCACCGGCCCTGTCACGAAGGTGACGTGCTGGCCCCCCTCGCCTTTCACAACTTCATCGGCAATGGCTCTTCCGCGCTGATCCGGCGCTCCGCGTTCGACAGGACCGGCGGCTACGACACCACCCTGCGCGCGCGCGGCGGGCAAGGGTGCGAGGACTGGAAGCTCTATTTCGAGATCGCCGAACATCACCACTTCGGCTTCGTTCCCGAGCCGCTGACCGGCTATCGCGACCTTCCCGACAACATGTCGAGCGATGTCCTGCAGATGCTGCGCTCGCGCGACTTGTGCACAGAGGACCTGCTGCCGCGCCACCCGGAGCTTGCAAAGGCGTTCCGGTCGGGCCGCAATCGCCTGAGCCGCCTGCTGCTCCACCGCGCCATTCGCCTCGGCCGCACGAAGGAAGTCATCCGGCTGGCCCTGTCGATCGGGCGCTACGACCCGGCCTTCCTCGCCGTAGTCATCGCTTCGCTGCCGCTTTCCGCCGCGAAAGGCGTGGTCGGGCGTCTGCTGCCCGCTGGAGGCTACCAGGGTCATTCGAACACTGCCTTCGCCCGGCTCGACCCGCTGTAG
- a CDS encoding UDP-glucose/GDP-mannose dehydrogenase family protein gives MKIAMVGSGYVGLVSGACFADFGHDVVCIDKDQSKIDRLHAGIMPIYEPGLDALVENNVKAGRLSFTTDLAEGIKDASAIFIAVGTPSRRGDGHADLSFVYAVAREVGESLSNDAVIVTKSTVPVGTGDEVERILKESGTKHRVAVVSNPEFLREGAAIGDFKRPDRIVIGAEDDFGREVMQEVYRPLFLNESPILFVSRRSAEITKYAANAFLATKITFINEIADLCEKVGGNVQDVARGIGLDNRIGSKFLHAGPGYGGSCFPKDTLALLKTAEDYDSPLRIVEAVAKVNDSRKRAMGRKVIEALGGLDAARGKRVAMLGLTFKPNTDDMRDSPSIAIAQALADSGVTVIAYDPEGMELAKPLMPEVQMVDNSYEAIEGADAVVIVTEWDAFRALDLERVKQIAKAPVLVDLRNIYKPDFAEAAGFTYYSIGRA, from the coding sequence ATGAAGATTGCGATGGTTGGATCCGGCTATGTCGGTCTGGTTTCCGGCGCCTGCTTCGCCGATTTCGGCCACGACGTGGTCTGCATCGACAAGGATCAGTCCAAGATCGACCGGCTCCATGCGGGCATCATGCCGATCTACGAGCCGGGTCTCGACGCTCTGGTCGAAAACAACGTAAAGGCCGGCCGGCTCTCCTTCACCACTGACCTCGCCGAAGGCATCAAGGACGCCAGCGCGATCTTCATCGCCGTCGGCACGCCCTCGCGGCGCGGCGACGGCCATGCCGACCTCTCCTTCGTCTACGCCGTCGCGCGCGAAGTGGGTGAAAGCCTGTCGAACGACGCGGTGATCGTCACCAAGTCCACCGTTCCCGTCGGCACCGGCGACGAAGTCGAGCGCATCCTCAAGGAAAGCGGCACCAAGCACCGCGTCGCCGTCGTCTCCAACCCGGAATTCCTGCGCGAAGGCGCGGCCATCGGCGACTTCAAGCGCCCCGACCGCATCGTCATCGGTGCCGAGGACGATTTCGGCCGCGAGGTCATGCAGGAAGTCTACCGCCCGCTGTTCCTCAACGAATCGCCGATCCTGTTCGTCAGCCGGCGCTCGGCGGAGATCACGAAGTACGCCGCCAACGCGTTCCTTGCGACCAAGATCACCTTCATCAACGAGATCGCCGATCTTTGCGAGAAGGTGGGCGGCAACGTCCAGGACGTCGCACGCGGCATCGGCCTCGACAACCGCATCGGCTCGAAGTTCCTGCACGCCGGCCCCGGCTACGGCGGCTCGTGCTTCCCGAAGGACACCCTCGCGCTGCTCAAGACCGCCGAGGACTACGACAGCCCCCTGCGCATCGTGGAGGCGGTCGCCAAGGTCAATGACAGCCGCAAGCGGGCAATGGGCCGCAAGGTCATCGAAGCGCTCGGTGGACTGGACGCGGCCCGCGGCAAGCGCGTCGCCATGCTTGGCCTGACCTTCAAGCCCAACACCGACGACATGCGCGACAGCCCCTCGATCGCGATTGCGCAGGCTCTCGCCGATTCCGGGGTCACCGTGATTGCCTACGACCCGGAAGGCATGGAACTCGCCAAGCCGCTGATGCCCGAAGTGCAGATGGTCGATAATTCCTATGAGGCGATCGAAGGCGCCGACGCCGTGGTGATCGTCACCGAATGGGATGCATTCCGTGCGCTCGACCTCGAGCGGGTCAAGCAGATTGCCAAGGCACCGGTGCTGGTCGACCTGCGCAACATCTATAAGCCGGACTTCGCCGAAGCCGCCGGTTTCACCTACTATTCGATCGGCAGGGCCTGA
- a CDS encoding outer membrane beta-barrel protein, producing MNRTSMSAAYVIARAISGACIPVVAFGATTVPAMAQKYDPFSKLGTLGASDNPLDEDQPESVTGRSRPEYASVPIQAGSLQIMPQVTVTSEFDDNVYAREDDRTSDVNVTLRPRLSISRPSDGFSWSVAGEYEATRFFKLTSENTDDYALKGGVQYQVGSTTYFQANVLHARNSEQRSSPDSPTGIIRPNRYKLTEGYADIRHSFNRVSLQATVDYQRLNYRDNFNNLGEIVDQSFRNRSVYTGGLIAQYTMSPSFAIFAAGSANKRDYRTRIGPVPARDSTGYELALGANFAVGNLMRGTLRAGYLRQNYKDPLFSDNKGLLLRGELAYYVTPLVTLTAKIDRTANETGVRQAGGFVKTTATLQADYELKRNLIFHLEAGNENRNYNGVDRTDNRFTGQVKATWLLSPRWSLQAGISHRGQDSSGLASGRDFSENRAFVSILFKGL from the coding sequence ATGAACAGAACATCGATGTCCGCGGCCTATGTGATCGCGCGCGCGATTTCGGGGGCGTGTATTCCCGTGGTCGCCTTCGGGGCGACGACCGTCCCGGCGATGGCGCAGAAGTATGACCCGTTCAGCAAACTCGGGACATTGGGCGCCAGCGACAATCCGCTGGACGAGGACCAACCGGAAAGCGTGACCGGACGATCGCGGCCGGAATATGCATCCGTGCCGATCCAGGCGGGCTCGCTGCAGATTATGCCTCAGGTTACGGTCACTTCCGAATTCGACGACAACGTCTATGCCCGGGAAGACGACCGCACCAGCGACGTCAACGTCACCCTTCGCCCGCGCCTGTCGATTTCGCGCCCGTCCGATGGTTTTTCATGGTCGGTGGCAGGCGAATACGAGGCGACGCGTTTCTTCAAGCTGACTTCGGAAAATACCGACGATTATGCTTTAAAGGGCGGCGTGCAATACCAGGTGGGAAGTACGACCTATTTTCAGGCGAACGTCCTGCATGCGCGCAATTCGGAACAGCGGTCTTCGCCGGACTCGCCAACCGGAATCATTCGGCCCAACCGCTACAAGCTGACCGAAGGTTATGCAGACATCCGGCACAGCTTCAACCGCGTAAGCCTGCAGGCGACGGTCGACTACCAACGCCTGAACTATCGTGACAATTTCAACAATCTTGGCGAAATCGTCGATCAGTCCTTTCGTAATCGCTCGGTCTATACGGGTGGCTTGATCGCACAATATACGATGAGCCCGAGCTTCGCGATCTTCGCTGCCGGGTCTGCCAACAAGCGCGATTATCGGACTCGCATCGGACCGGTTCCGGCACGCGATTCCACCGGATACGAACTGGCGCTGGGGGCGAACTTTGCGGTTGGCAACCTGATGCGCGGAACCCTGCGTGCCGGCTACTTGCGGCAGAATTACAAGGACCCGCTGTTCAGTGATAACAAGGGCCTGCTGCTGCGCGGCGAACTGGCCTACTATGTTACGCCGCTGGTGACCCTGACGGCCAAGATCGACAGGACCGCCAATGAAACCGGTGTGCGCCAGGCGGGCGGTTTCGTGAAGACGACCGCAACGCTCCAGGCCGATTACGAATTGAAGCGCAACCTGATCTTCCACCTCGAGGCGGGCAACGAGAACCGCAATTACAACGGTGTCGACCGTACCGACAATCGCTTTACCGGTCAGGTCAAGGCGACCTGGTTGCTGAGTCCGCGCTGGTCCCTGCAGGCCGGTATCAGCCATCGTGGACAAGACAGCTCGGGCCTGGCGAGTGGACGCGATTTCAGCGAAAACCGCGCCTTCGTCAGCATCCTGTTCAAGGGGCTATAG
- a CDS encoding serine O-acetyltransferase has protein sequence MSRLQPAKLSENHQRGCARTFRELRLLLTADLYRYGGRTDAKAFLRHFLFTPGYKYTVHMRTCGYLKTLRFKAFGLYPLSKWMLLRCRYKYGIAIPEYTVIGPGLFINRFGGIYINGDAVIGANANLTHGMMLGQANRGSRAGSPVLGDRVFIGAGAKIIGHIHLGDDCAIGANAVVTKTVPEKGVVGGNPGKLLSENGSEGYVNRLVPEDLLRRCRNATSIGSKN, from the coding sequence ATGTCCCGCCTGCAACCGGCGAAGCTGAGTGAGAACCACCAGCGCGGTTGTGCCCGGACGTTCAGGGAACTGCGCCTGCTGCTGACGGCAGACCTCTATCGCTACGGCGGGCGCACGGACGCCAAGGCATTCTTGCGACACTTCCTGTTCACGCCGGGCTACAAGTACACCGTGCACATGCGCACTTGCGGCTATCTGAAGACCCTGCGCTTCAAGGCTTTCGGTCTCTATCCGCTTTCCAAGTGGATGCTGCTGCGCTGTCGTTACAAATACGGCATTGCCATTCCCGAATACACCGTGATCGGCCCCGGCCTGTTCATCAACCGGTTCGGAGGCATCTACATCAACGGGGATGCCGTGATCGGCGCCAATGCCAACCTGACCCACGGCATGATGCTGGGCCAGGCCAACCGTGGTTCTCGCGCGGGATCGCCGGTTCTGGGAGACCGCGTCTTCATCGGGGCCGGGGCGAAGATCATCGGCCATATTCACCTGGGTGACGACTGCGCCATCGGCGCGAATGCCGTCGTCACCAAGACCGTGCCCGAAAAGGGCGTGGTCGGCGGTAATCCGGGCAAGTTGCTCTCGGAAAATGGATCGGAAGGCTACGTCAATCGACTGGTACCCGAAGACCTGCTGCGGCGCTGCCGCAATGCGACGTCCATCGGCTCGAAAAACTGA
- a CDS encoding polysaccharide biosynthesis/export family protein encodes MAKKWFQALTLTLALTAVSAQHPTLAGEKPRESRDVELQLAPGDTIKVTTYGLPALSGDFVISSEGTIAFPLVGNIKAAGVKPSAIQETITAGLASGYVTEPSVAVEVGSYRPIYILGEVGKPGEYPYSLGLTIRDAVAKAGGFTYRANEKRVYIKGAGEEDEHPYKLTAGIPVAPGDTIRIGERYF; translated from the coding sequence ATGGCCAAAAAGTGGTTTCAGGCTTTGACACTCACTCTCGCGCTGACCGCTGTCAGTGCACAGCACCCTACCCTTGCCGGCGAGAAGCCGCGCGAAAGCAGGGACGTGGAACTCCAGCTTGCCCCCGGAGACACGATCAAGGTTACCACTTACGGGCTACCGGCCCTGAGCGGGGACTTTGTCATTTCCTCGGAAGGTACAATCGCTTTCCCGCTCGTCGGCAACATCAAGGCGGCAGGTGTCAAGCCATCCGCCATCCAGGAGACGATCACTGCCGGACTCGCCAGCGGCTATGTGACGGAACCGAGTGTCGCGGTCGAGGTCGGCAGTTATCGTCCGATCTATATCCTGGGCGAAGTCGGCAAGCCGGGCGAATACCCTTACTCCTTGGGATTAACCATTAGGGATGCCGTCGCCAAGGCCGGCGGCTTCACCTACCGCGCGAACGAAAAGCGCGTCTACATCAAGGGCGCTGGGGAAGAGGACGAACACCCCTACAAGCTGACCGCAGGCATTCCCGTGGCACCCGGCGACACAATCCGCATCGGGGAGCGCTACTTTTGA
- a CDS encoding glycosyltransferase family 4 protein, producing the protein MKIFVTGLRGIPRVMGGIESHCEELLPRIKSANNDFDINVLCRAPYVDAERRTFENIVLTPLPAPRSRSFEAIVATFVATLYAWFKKANVLHIHGIGPALMTPLARILGLKVIVTHHGADYERAKWGAMAKMILRVGERSGLIWAHRVIAISPSLANHLREIFPSQAHKVSYIPNGTPKLPSDGVDSAEVHAALGLTGKKYAIAVGRLVPEKGLHDLIEAFQSAELGADWVLAIAGDADHDSEYARELRAHESERIRFLGFQTRPVLKCLYENCALFVMPSYHEGLPIAALEAASCEAPMLLSDIEANRDLGLGEDCYFPVGDVERLSGLLATNHKARSSDSRTVKKRFDWDAAAFKTAALYRSVSAIPNDTVSIARSASRSAK; encoded by the coding sequence ATGAAGATATTCGTCACCGGCCTTCGAGGGATACCTCGTGTCATGGGCGGGATTGAGAGTCACTGCGAGGAATTGTTGCCGCGCATCAAGTCGGCCAACAACGACTTCGACATCAATGTCCTGTGCCGGGCGCCCTATGTCGACGCCGAGCGACGCACATTCGAGAACATCGTGCTCACTCCGCTCCCGGCTCCGCGCTCGCGCTCGTTCGAAGCGATCGTCGCTACATTCGTCGCGACGCTTTATGCCTGGTTCAAGAAGGCTAACGTCCTTCACATCCACGGCATTGGTCCGGCGCTCATGACGCCGCTTGCGCGCATCCTCGGCCTCAAGGTGATCGTGACCCACCACGGTGCGGACTACGAGCGTGCAAAATGGGGCGCGATGGCCAAGATGATCCTGCGCGTCGGCGAACGGTCGGGATTGATCTGGGCCCATCGCGTGATCGCGATTTCGCCCTCCCTGGCCAACCACCTGCGCGAGATTTTCCCTTCGCAGGCGCACAAGGTTTCCTACATCCCCAACGGCACGCCCAAGTTGCCTTCCGATGGGGTAGATTCCGCCGAAGTGCATGCCGCGCTTGGCCTTACTGGCAAGAAGTATGCGATCGCCGTCGGCCGCCTGGTGCCCGAAAAGGGCCTGCATGACCTTATCGAGGCGTTCCAGTCGGCAGAACTCGGCGCTGACTGGGTCCTGGCCATTGCCGGCGATGCCGACCACGATTCCGAATATGCGCGAGAACTTCGTGCACACGAAAGCGAACGGATCCGCTTTCTCGGCTTTCAGACGCGCCCGGTGCTCAAGTGCCTCTATGAGAACTGCGCCCTTTTCGTGATGCCTTCCTATCATGAAGGCCTGCCGATCGCGGCTCTGGAAGCAGCGTCCTGCGAGGCGCCGATGCTGCTTAGCGACATCGAGGCCAATCGCGACCTTGGGCTTGGCGAAGACTGCTATTTCCCGGTCGGCGATGTCGAACGGCTTTCCGGTCTGCTGGCAACCAATCACAAGGCGCGGAGTTCTGACTCCCGAACTGTCAAGAAGCGGTTCGACTGGGATGCAGCGGCGTTCAAGACCGCTGCGCTCTATCGGTCGGTTTCGGCAATTCCCAACGATACAGTCAGCATCGCTCGATCGGCTTCGCGTTCCGCCAAATAA
- a CDS encoding glycosyltransferase family 2 protein, with the protein MTSPKFSVVLPLYNKADHVAASIESALKQSLPPFEVIVVNDCSTDGSREIVAAIDDERVRIFDRDRPGPGGYAARNLAIREARGDWIAFLDADDFWHEDHLEVLAGAIDRAPEAGVAATRFNHVFDTHSQPQRIARSLENGAVLDFALFLEAWLEVRECPMWTGAIALRRDLLLNAGLFPEGRAVRGGDKDLWLRAMRHSVFTYDCRFTADFSRDSTNKVSKSTNTLSTPCLIDTARAMLSGAGPREKRLLRLLINQEIAHYTRYSLKLDSRIRIPLRDVALPEGWGTLALLAVTRWTPASLRKSAYQLIKSVRAKHIGAGQTV; encoded by the coding sequence ATGACGTCTCCAAAGTTCTCTGTGGTATTGCCGCTCTACAACAAGGCCGATCATGTCGCGGCCTCGATCGAGAGTGCGCTCAAGCAGAGCCTGCCACCGTTCGAAGTGATCGTGGTCAACGATTGTTCGACCGATGGCAGCCGCGAAATCGTGGCGGCCATCGATGACGAACGCGTGCGCATCTTCGACCGCGACCGACCCGGGCCGGGTGGCTATGCCGCGCGCAATCTCGCCATTCGTGAGGCGCGGGGCGACTGGATAGCCTTTCTCGATGCCGATGATTTCTGGCACGAGGATCATCTCGAAGTGCTCGCAGGGGCCATCGACAGGGCTCCTGAGGCCGGTGTCGCGGCAACCCGCTTCAACCATGTGTTCGATACACATAGCCAGCCGCAGCGCATCGCCCGATCCTTGGAAAACGGGGCTGTCCTGGACTTCGCGCTGTTCCTCGAAGCCTGGCTGGAAGTGCGGGAATGCCCGATGTGGACCGGAGCGATCGCCTTGCGGCGCGACCTTTTGCTCAATGCCGGCCTCTTTCCGGAAGGGCGGGCCGTGCGCGGCGGCGACAAGGATCTTTGGCTGAGGGCCATGCGCCATTCGGTGTTCACCTACGATTGCCGGTTTACCGCCGACTTCAGCCGCGATTCCACCAACAAGGTCAGCAAGTCGACGAACACGCTTTCGACGCCCTGCCTCATCGATACGGCGCGGGCGATGCTCTCCGGGGCGGGGCCGCGCGAGAAGCGCCTGCTGCGCCTCCTCATCAATCAGGAAATTGCGCATTACACGCGCTATTCGCTCAAGCTGGACAGCCGCATCCGCATTCCCTTGCGCGATGTCGCCTTGCCTGAAGGCTGGGGCACTCTGGCGTTGCTGGCCGTCACCCGCTGGACGCCCGCGTCCTTGCGCAAATCGGCCTACCAGTTGATCAAATCAGTTCGGGCGAAACATATCGGGGCAGGGCAGACCGTATGA